One genomic segment of Desulfocapsa sulfexigens DSM 10523 includes these proteins:
- a CDS encoding adenine nucleotide alpha hydrolase family protein → MGFTDWFGLAIKKNKDVDVQKIKKQSVDMGAMASGSPSVAAEALGRMVDQNNAPTKVLMVQDGEYMQQVTDYALKMAQRLDCEIIALDVTDKPLQFSGERKARESERFIEMAAKNAEQFINQATAQGIKVAHIMDIAAPEEVVARVSAADAGIRYVLSKPEGENATADQQRPHVPVFDLHCSRL, encoded by the coding sequence ATGGGATTCACTGACTGGTTTGGATTAGCTATAAAGAAAAATAAAGACGTTGACGTACAAAAGATCAAAAAACAGAGCGTGGATATGGGCGCTATGGCATCCGGCAGCCCATCTGTGGCAGCCGAGGCCCTGGGCAGAATGGTTGACCAGAACAACGCTCCGACAAAAGTTCTTATGGTGCAGGATGGGGAATATATGCAACAGGTAACAGACTATGCTCTCAAAATGGCACAACGTCTCGACTGTGAAATCATTGCGCTTGATGTCACAGACAAACCGTTGCAGTTCTCAGGTGAACGAAAAGCAAGGGAAAGTGAACGATTTATTGAGATGGCGGCCAAAAATGCAGAACAGTTCATCAACCAGGCTACTGCTCAGGGGATTAAAGTTGCTCATATCATGGATATCGCCGCGCCCGAAGAAGTGGTTGCCAGAGTAAGTGCTGCCGATGCAGGAATTCGCTATGTTCTGAGTAAACCTGAAGGGGAAAATGCTACTGCTGACCAGCAGCGCCCCCATGTACCAGTTTTTGATCTTCACTGTTCACGTTTATAA
- a CDS encoding DUF3786 domain-containing protein, protein MKRKSALTPLEIYKLLDQSNCKRCMLPSCLAFAAAVIGGQKKLEDCPSLSEESKQLLSVNLVQRRTSDDIRAEFMEKLKEQVGNLEFSSVAERVGGECGKQCDILSIRSLGKEFYVDHCGVVRSECHIIPWVEAPLLSYICNPDHQQITGNWISFREIKGGIEWRGLFRSRCETPLRILADKYPELLADIVELFLGKEVEGFEADIALVLHPFPHVPILICYQASDGDIESELNIFFDECCGVNLHVKSIYTLCAGLVKMFEQIARNHY, encoded by the coding sequence ATGAAAAGAAAATCAGCCCTAACTCCTTTGGAAATATATAAACTCCTTGATCAGAGCAACTGTAAACGTTGCATGCTGCCAAGTTGTCTTGCATTTGCAGCAGCTGTTATTGGTGGTCAGAAAAAGCTTGAGGATTGTCCCTCTCTTTCCGAGGAAAGTAAACAGTTATTATCTGTGAATCTTGTACAGCGTAGAACGTCGGACGATATTCGTGCCGAATTTATGGAAAAACTGAAGGAACAAGTTGGAAACCTGGAGTTTTCATCGGTGGCAGAGCGTGTTGGAGGAGAGTGCGGGAAGCAGTGTGATATCCTCAGTATACGATCGCTCGGCAAAGAATTTTATGTTGATCATTGTGGTGTGGTGCGCTCCGAATGTCATATCATTCCCTGGGTTGAAGCACCTCTGCTTTCCTATATTTGCAATCCTGATCATCAGCAGATTACTGGAAACTGGATCTCTTTTCGGGAAATCAAAGGCGGAATCGAATGGCGGGGTCTTTTCCGAAGTCGTTGTGAAACTCCGCTTAGAATTCTTGCGGACAAGTATCCCGAACTTCTTGCAGACATTGTTGAACTTTTCCTGGGAAAAGAGGTTGAGGGGTTTGAGGCAGATATTGCACTTGTCCTGCATCCGTTCCCCCACGTTCCCATCCTTATCTGCTATCAGGCCTCGGATGGAGATATAGAGTCAGAACTGAATATATTCTTTGATGAATGCTGTGGGGTGAACCTGCACGTAAAGTCAATTTATACTCTCTGTGCAGGGCTGGTCAAAATGTTTGAGCAGATAGCCAGGAATCACTATTGA
- a CDS encoding iron-containing alcohol dehydrogenase, with amino-acid sequence MQNFVFHNPTKILFGKNTVSSIGEETLLFGKNVLLVYGSGSIKKNGLYKEVTQSLGAAGATITEHGGVQSNPLLSHVQVGIQLAKDNKCDVICAVGGGSVIDEAKAICAGATVQHDVWKFFTGKKSIKSTLPLTTVLTLAASGSEMNSGMVITNETTSQKFGFANKLLFPKTSILDPAVTCSVPADYTAYGAVDAVAHVLEFYFTKEDPYTPVQDRLMEGLVINAMESCNRVLNTPNDYQARADLMWTATLALNGLTGAGLGKVGFPMHMIEHSLSAFYNVPHGAGLSAIIPGWMRYHAATKPQRFSQFADRVFDIRKGSSSEKAEEGINALESWFKAISSPTTISALNIPKEDIPKIAENALTLAKVWRMQDYDSEKIEAVLNNCL; translated from the coding sequence ATGCAAAATTTTGTCTTTCACAACCCAACCAAGATCCTGTTCGGTAAAAATACTGTGTCTTCAATTGGAGAGGAAACGCTTCTTTTTGGAAAAAATGTTCTTCTGGTTTATGGATCCGGATCCATAAAGAAAAACGGCCTTTATAAAGAGGTTACTCAATCACTCGGCGCTGCAGGAGCGACAATCACAGAGCACGGCGGTGTGCAGTCCAACCCGCTTCTTTCGCATGTGCAGGTGGGTATACAGCTTGCAAAAGATAACAAATGTGATGTGATTTGTGCAGTTGGCGGAGGATCAGTTATAGATGAAGCTAAGGCAATCTGTGCAGGAGCCACAGTTCAACACGACGTATGGAAATTTTTCACTGGGAAAAAAAGTATTAAGTCAACCCTTCCCCTCACCACCGTGCTCACCCTTGCGGCCTCCGGTTCTGAAATGAATTCAGGAATGGTTATAACCAACGAGACGACATCACAGAAATTTGGTTTTGCCAATAAACTGTTATTTCCAAAAACATCCATCCTCGATCCTGCTGTTACCTGTTCCGTCCCTGCCGATTACACAGCCTATGGTGCTGTTGATGCTGTGGCCCACGTGCTTGAATTCTATTTCACGAAGGAAGACCCCTATACTCCTGTTCAGGATAGACTGATGGAAGGCCTGGTAATCAATGCCATGGAAAGCTGCAACAGAGTTCTGAATACCCCCAATGACTATCAAGCACGGGCAGACCTTATGTGGACCGCAACACTTGCACTGAATGGATTGACAGGGGCAGGACTTGGAAAGGTCGGTTTTCCCATGCATATGATAGAACATTCCCTCTCAGCCTTTTACAATGTTCCTCACGGTGCAGGCCTTTCTGCCATTATTCCGGGATGGATGCGTTACCACGCTGCCACAAAACCCCAGCGTTTTTCCCAATTTGCAGATCGGGTCTTTGACATTCGCAAGGGGAGTAGTTCAGAAAAAGCAGAAGAAGGAATCAACGCCCTGGAGTCATGGTTCAAAGCGATCAGTTCGCCAACTACTATCAGCGCGCTCAATATCCCGAAGGAAGATATTCCCAAAATTGCAGAGAACGCACTCACCCTCGCCAAAGTATGGCGGATGCAAGATTACGATAGTGAAAAAATTGAAGCAGTGCTCAACAATTGTCTGTAG
- the rsmA gene encoding 16S rRNA (adenine(1518)-N(6)/adenine(1519)-N(6))-dimethyltransferase RsmA, giving the protein MTRYGETRKSLREENLAPKKQLGQNFLVNRATAEAVARCGPITESDIIIEVGVGLGALTQPIANRASQVIGLEVDSGIVRFHQEKEDLPANVTLIHQDILKADFEELYKLSKGPLKIMANLPYSISNPFLFTLIANQEKMDWATIMLQKEVADRLTAEPGTKQYGIPTVLLKSCATVKSLLTLKPAEFHPRPKIDSIVVFIDFSATEAIGSRIYDRLLFQKIVRAAFSQRRKTLLNTLTGGGFFKEIANGDKKKEKELTRDCIKKSGLSPGTRAETLDLDAFIDLTQTFTQTITA; this is encoded by the coding sequence ATGACCCGATACGGTGAAACCAGAAAATCACTCAGAGAAGAAAATCTTGCCCCAAAAAAACAACTTGGGCAAAATTTTCTTGTCAACAGGGCTACCGCTGAAGCCGTTGCCCGCTGTGGTCCAATCACCGAGAGTGACATTATAATTGAGGTGGGAGTTGGCCTTGGCGCACTCACCCAGCCTATTGCTAACCGTGCCTCGCAGGTAATCGGCCTGGAAGTGGATAGTGGTATTGTTCGATTTCATCAGGAAAAGGAAGATCTTCCCGCCAATGTCACCTTGATCCATCAGGATATCCTCAAGGCTGATTTTGAGGAACTCTACAAACTCAGCAAAGGCCCCCTGAAAATTATGGCCAACCTCCCCTACTCCATTTCAAATCCTTTTTTATTTACGCTTATAGCGAATCAGGAAAAAATGGACTGGGCCACCATAATGCTCCAAAAAGAGGTGGCAGACCGTCTCACTGCCGAACCTGGAACGAAACAATATGGTATCCCCACGGTGTTACTAAAAAGCTGCGCCACGGTAAAATCACTACTAACCTTGAAACCTGCCGAGTTTCACCCCCGACCCAAGATTGACTCCATAGTAGTTTTTATTGATTTTTCCGCCACAGAGGCCATCGGCAGCAGAATCTATGACAGACTTCTTTTTCAAAAGATTGTCCGTGCAGCCTTCAGCCAGAGGAGAAAAACTCTGCTCAACACTCTCACTGGTGGTGGTTTTTTCAAGGAAATTGCAAACGGTGATAAAAAGAAAGAGAAAGAGCTCACCAGAGACTGTATCAAGAAATCTGGACTTTCACCTGGAACACGGGCAGAGACACTTGACCTTGATGCCTTTATTGATTTAACCCAAACATTCACGCAAACCATTACTGCCTGA
- a CDS encoding DUF2062 domain-containing protein, giving the protein MNFTRLKKFYYLKFVRIKGAPKDIAWGACIGALIGTMPVMPFHTIGIIAVCVMTRTSTMAGLFSSLVISNPFTYIPIYYLSMVIGNFITPYKVNWETIHTILNVIISEHGFKQSVTMLANQGTEIIIVMLSGGMILALPTAVFWYFFTLRLFLKIREKRRERHILRAKKKTIKQKKEIHDPIR; this is encoded by the coding sequence ATGAACTTTACGCGGCTGAAAAAATTTTATTACCTCAAATTTGTGAGGATCAAGGGTGCCCCGAAGGATATCGCCTGGGGAGCCTGCATTGGTGCGTTAATCGGGACAATGCCGGTGATGCCGTTCCACACCATTGGAATCATAGCAGTCTGTGTGATGACTAGAACCTCAACCATGGCTGGTCTTTTTTCCAGTCTTGTAATCAGCAACCCCTTCACCTACATTCCGATATATTACCTGAGCATGGTTATTGGAAACTTTATTACACCCTATAAAGTCAACTGGGAAACAATTCATACTATTCTCAACGTTATTATTTCAGAGCACGGTTTCAAACAATCCGTTACCATGCTTGCCAATCAGGGGACTGAAATTATCATTGTCATGTTGAGTGGCGGAATGATCTTAGCTCTTCCAACTGCGGTTTTCTGGTATTTTTTCACCCTGCGCCTCTTTCTCAAAATCAGAGAAAAACGCAGAGAGAGACATATCCTCCGGGCCAAAAAGAAAACGATTAAACAGAAAAAGGAAATTCATGACCCGATACGGTGA
- a CDS encoding DUF2062 domain-containing protein, with product MNPKRTFRYYYLKFTRLQGDPKYLARGTAVGTFLGITPIIPFHTVLNLLVTFLTRTSPIAAILASVIVCNPLTYIPQYYFSIVIGNAATPYEFSWERMKAVLDIIVAKPGIMESLHALAGLGYEAVIVLLVGGSILALPFTVVGYYMSLQLFLKIREKKRKKHILNYR from the coding sequence ATGAACCCCAAACGCACATTCCGCTACTATTACCTGAAATTCACCCGCCTTCAAGGTGATCCCAAATACCTTGCCAGAGGAACAGCCGTTGGTACATTTCTTGGAATAACACCCATAATTCCCTTTCATACTGTCCTTAACCTGCTGGTCACCTTTCTCACCAGAACCTCACCAATTGCTGCTATACTAGCCTCCGTGATTGTCTGTAACCCACTCACCTATATCCCCCAGTATTACTTTTCAATAGTAATCGGCAATGCAGCAACCCCCTATGAATTTTCCTGGGAACGGATGAAAGCTGTGCTGGACATTATAGTTGCTAAACCCGGGATTATGGAATCTCTGCATGCCCTTGCCGGACTCGGATATGAAGCAGTTATTGTTTTACTTGTCGGCGGGTCGATTTTGGCTCTGCCGTTCACAGTTGTCGGTTATTATATGTCATTACAGCTCTTTCTGAAAATCCGCGAAAAGAAACGTAAAAAACATATTCTCAACTACAGGTAA
- the tsaD gene encoding tRNA (adenosine(37)-N6)-threonylcarbamoyltransferase complex transferase subunit TsaD, with protein MLTLGIESSCDDTAAAVLQDDCRLLSSVLTSQDSIHTRFGGVVPELASRNHLESIVPVVNEALARAEVNLKDIDLLAVTQGPGLIGSLLVGFSYAKALSYVSKIPCVGVDHMAGHILSVFLEEDKPEFPFIALIVSGGTSSIYRADSYTSFTLLGRTRDDAAGEAFDKVAKLLGFPYPGGPIISREAQSGTPDAIKFPRSWLEKDSLDFSFSGLKTAVLNHCNNEGQKKNPLQIADICASFQEAVVDILVEKTMLAATQQNIHTVVLGGGVSSNPRLRRHMEKRCQDEGNRLYVPRPAYCTDNGAMIAIAGVHQHRQNSHFSYDSDVYCRSLLA; from the coding sequence ATGCTGACACTAGGAATTGAAAGCTCCTGTGATGATACCGCCGCTGCAGTGCTACAGGATGATTGCAGACTACTCTCCTCCGTTCTCACCAGCCAGGACAGTATCCATACTCGTTTTGGTGGAGTCGTACCGGAACTCGCATCACGAAATCACCTTGAATCCATTGTTCCCGTTGTCAATGAAGCCCTGGCGCGAGCAGAAGTCAACCTGAAGGATATTGATCTTCTCGCAGTAACCCAGGGGCCAGGGCTGATAGGGTCTTTACTTGTCGGTTTTTCCTATGCCAAGGCACTCTCCTACGTGAGCAAAATCCCCTGTGTCGGTGTGGATCATATGGCTGGCCACATTCTGTCTGTTTTTCTTGAAGAAGATAAGCCGGAATTCCCCTTTATCGCGCTTATTGTTTCCGGAGGAACAAGCTCTATTTACCGGGCAGACAGTTATACGAGCTTCACCCTTCTTGGTAGAACCCGTGATGATGCAGCAGGGGAGGCCTTTGACAAGGTCGCTAAACTCCTTGGTTTCCCGTACCCCGGTGGACCAATCATATCAAGGGAAGCCCAATCCGGAACGCCAGATGCCATAAAATTCCCACGCTCATGGCTTGAAAAAGACTCTCTGGATTTTAGTTTTTCGGGACTGAAAACGGCAGTATTAAACCACTGCAACAACGAAGGTCAAAAGAAAAACCCTCTGCAGATTGCAGATATCTGCGCCTCCTTCCAGGAAGCGGTAGTTGACATTCTTGTGGAAAAGACCATGCTTGCCGCCACTCAGCAGAATATCCATACGGTGGTTCTGGGTGGCGGGGTTTCCTCTAACCCACGACTTCGACGACACATGGAAAAGCGCTGCCAGGACGAAGGAAACAGGCTCTATGTACCTCGTCCAGCCTACTGCACCGACAATGGCGCCATGATCGCAATCGCAGGCGTTCACCAGCATCGCCAGAATTCTCATTTTTCGTATGACAGTGACGTTTACTGCCGTTCCTTACTGGCATAA